Part of the Ctenopharyngodon idella isolate HZGC_01 chromosome 24, HZGC01, whole genome shotgun sequence genome, atatatatatttcatgtgtgtgtatacagtatatacatatacacacacacacatatatatgtataaatataataatacacaaacatatattatgcaaacacaaacttttatgtatTATGTGATTATtcgcaattaatcgatttgacagcactagttaataattaataatatgttAAGAATGAATTccctaatattttttttaggtttaaCCATGCTAACCATCCTGTTATTTACCCTATATAccaatttttacatttctaaatattaaatgcattaaagttcatttcagtgtcagtttggtattatttttatactattaAGTATTAGGATTTGGATAATTTATCTCACATTtccagtttttgttttaatttttagtaatttttcagtgtgctttcgtcatttttattattttttatatttatacatagctattgtttcagttttcagttttagtacttcaactgaaacttatttcagttagttgacaAGGCAACATATctagtttttcatctaatattaatATAGTCCCCATAAACAGCAGTAATCTGTGAAAAGAATACCCTCAGATGTGATTTCTGTACAGCCTCTTAACAGTATCGTCCTCAACTGCAGACAGTTGATTTGCTGAAACGCAGAGTCCGACACCTTGCAGTTCTGCAGATCCAGTGTCTGAGTTCCAGCGTGCACGAGCTGAAACACAAGCGAAGACACTGCatgttatatactgtatattatcaTCATCACAATGCTCTTGTCAGAGAGGACACCTTACCTGGCTGATGTTGGAGTCGGTGACCCTGCCATAAGTCATCATTATTCGCAATAATCTGTCTTTAACGGCAGCAGGCAACATCCTGATCTCATCATATTTCTCAGGTCGCTGAGCAACACTAAACGCACACCTGTGCACGGAGAAACATATGCATCACTCATAGAGCTAGAATTCATGCTATACAATGAACAGAATAAATTGTCAACAGTTTTACATATGTATCTAGTAGCTGTATGTTTTACGTTAACTCACAAGCTCATAAGAGAATCTACGGTAGCCATGATTTGGTCGCTTTCAGCGTTGTTTATACAGCTAACCGTGGTGATATCACATGGAATAtacgttcatttttttcttatttgttcACAGCATCAACTGCCTATTTAGCATCTTCGTCGCcacattgttttggtttttcTCTCATTCGCGAGCGTCGGCGTGGGCGGGTCGCAATTATAGTATTACGTCATTCACAAGCGACAAACAGAAGCGtcgttttttaataattatttcctATTTCCAATTTtgttttacctttatttttgtgaatgtgAACCTATGTTGAATATTTAAAGCTAATTTATAAAAgctgtataaaaataaatacttttattgttgtttactaggtgtattgtttgtgtctgGCAATATATTATTGCACAATTAAGGCATTTCTTGAAAAGTTTTACACACTCATACAATTTCCCCCCTCACAATTGTACTTCTGTACTCTCAGAAATAAAGTTCATATTTTAATAGTACCACTGACTTCAGTGAATCATGGCTCAACAGGCCATAAAACCCAGGAGCAACTGGAAACAGAATTAAAGGTATTACAAAatggttttattaaaaaaaagttttataaaattgtacaaaaataGATTGTCAAATTTTTACAAACCAGCAGACTTAAACcacaatataaaattaaaaaaatatatatatgtacctTCATGACAAACATGTTTCTTGAAAATGTAGTTAAACTATAAAGCTCAGACTCACACAAATCCTTGAGGACTTGGCTACTAGCAGCTGTTGAACTATATGACCAGTGTGCAATTGATGCATTTATGATATAATACAGACTTTAAGTTCAAGTACACAGTAAAAAATTAATCAGTACATTCAGCAATTTGCATCTGATAGATTCATCATATTAACAGGAAGTAAACACGACAAAAAAACCCATTTGCTTAAATTTTAATAAGAAATCAAGCTCTTTCACTGGAATTCTGCTTGGAGGCAATTTCCTTCTTTTTATGATATCTCTTCTTGAACTCTTGGAAGAGGCTACATGAGCCTGAGACGTCTGCGACCTGGATGGGCTGAGTTTGCTTTTTCTTCAAGGGGCTGAAACTCCAAACACCTGCAGATAGACAAGCACAAAGACGTTTAGATGGGTGTTAAACTACCATAAAATGTTACATGAAAGACAGATACAAGATTCATTTCTCACAATATGCCCTGGTTAGGGTTTAGAAACTGGATTTTACACTAACCTGTGATTACTGGATATTTAATTTTGTGCTTCAACTTCATAAGAGGCtaataaaaatttattaaattttaaattaacaacatgaATCCTGTGTCCAATACCTTGTGTTGGCGAACGACTTGTTTTCATCCGTTTAACTTTATCTTCTGGGCCTGACATCTCTTAAGAAAAGGGAACaagatttatatataaaaaaaaaaaaaaaaaaaaaggtacatttGGTAGACTTACATAAACTtagaaaatttatattttaagcaGTTACCATTTTGTGTACTCTGTGAAGTGTCGGCTTGAGCGCAATTGAGTTCAGGTCCATCTTCAAAGTTAAAAGACTCTGGCAATACTTTGAATTCCAATGCAAGACCCTCCTCCAATGGCAACAAAGCAGGGTTCCCCAACTCATATTTACTTTTTGTTATGTTATCAGGTGAATGCAATAATTTGTATGGCACAGTCTTCCCTCTGATGACATATTTATTCATAGACATTTGTTGAGTCGAACACTTATGCTGTCTCTTTCGCTTATTTCCCCCACCCAAATGGACGCCACTCTTTGCATTAGCACTTGGATTAAGCAGCTTTTTGATTGAGGTAGATGAAAGTGCATTTTTGCTGAGTTCAGAAACAGGATGTGAGGGCAAGGTTCTATGCAGAGCCAGGTCTTTGGAGGACGCTCTTCGTATTCTCTCGCTCTTATCCACAACATCTTCATCTTGTGTTTCCACCTCTTTGTGCTTCTTTGACTTACTCTCCGCTTCAAACTTATGATGAGAGAGTATAGTTACTTGAAGAGTTTCTGGGGGCTCTTCACAAATTTCTTTCCCTTTAGATCTTCTAGATCGCCTTACTTCTTTTCTTCCAGAAGATGACCCATACAGTGCAAGACATATCGTATTGGTCTTCCTCTTCAAATCAGGAGTTGGGATGTCTTGCTCAATCTCATTCTTCATGGTCACATTTGTTGCACATTTTGCAGGCGATTCATCTCTAGTCTGCTCTGACATTTCAGTCTCCATCTTACGAACCTCTTCAGAACTTGAAACGTCCTTCAGAATCTTTGTTGTGTCCCAAGTAGGATCGTTCGACAAGGGGTTTTCATCATCTGTGGTTTCAGAATCATCTGTTCTTTCAAGAGTAGAATTTTCCAGTTCCACCAATTTGTTAGAATCCTCTTTTTCAGTCTGCAACTCTAAACTTGTGCCGTGGACCTCAATTTGAGTCTCTTCTTCTTTGAACTCTGCTTTTTTCTGGCACATACACAAGGGGCCATCTCCATGTTCTAAAGTTTGAAACCATTTAGCAAGACAACAGTAAGACTCCAACATTTCATCACCAGAACTATGATATTTCCCTTCTTTTGGCTTCACATCTTCTAGGAGTATAGGCTTGAGCTCCAGGACTTGAACTTTAACCTGGTCCTCAGTGGTAATAGGAACAGCAATGTCTTTCTGCAAGTCCTTAACTTCCATCTCACCGGAAAACCATCGCTCAGCCATGTCGTGAGAGAGAACATCAATCTTAATAGAGTCTAAAGTGCCCATCTGGTCAGTCTcctcttcatttgtgttcaaagTAAGTTCTTGACTAGGTTTTGGATCAGTCTTATATACCATACTCTCATCTGTGAGCATATAGTCAATGTCAGGCATTTCTTCATTGGATTCATTTTGAACTGGAGACGGTTCTGCGAACACAGGATGAAGTTTCGGTGGACTTATAGAGTCAATACGGTCATCCAGCCTTGATGTTGCATTTGCGTGCATCTCTGGTGGTGCAGCAATGTCCTGATCTTCCATCAACTGACCAGCAAAGCATTGTTTAGCCACTTCCTGAGGGAGAACCTTAATCCTAATAGACACTGAAGCATCCATCTCAACAATGTCCTCTTCATTCATTTGCACAGGAAGTTCTTGACTAGTTTTTGGATCAGTCTCACATCTCACACTCTCATCTGTGAGTACATAGTCAATTTCAGGCATTTCTTCATTGAATTGCATTTGACATGGTTCTGCAGTCACAGGATGAAGTTTCGGTGGACTTGCACAGTCAATTTGACTGGTTGATCCAGTCAACGCCAGATTTTTGGCTCCATTAGAAAAACGATAATCCAGCCTTGATATTGCAGTTGAGGGTTGATGCTTGTTTTTCAAAACGTCACATTTTCCAATTTGCCGTTTTTCTCCCGCTCCCCTCCCCAGATGTGTCATGGCCGTCAGTGGATGAATTGTATTTGATTGGCAACTGGTTTGTTCCGCAACCACATAGCCCTTCAGTGAGCAGTTGCCATCAGCCTCTCCCAACCTCTCCTTCTGTTCTTTTGTTAATATGTCATGTTCTTGGGGTGTACGCAACAAAGAGGCTTTGTGTCTTATTTCTGCTGTTGCAGCTATATCTTCATCTTCCATCAACTGACCAGCAAAGCATTGTTTAGCCACTTCCTGAGGGAGAACATTAATCCTAATAGAAGCTGAAGCACCCATCTCGACATTCTCCTCTTCATTCATTTGTACAGAAAGCTCTTGACTAGGTTTTGGGTCAATCTCACATCTCACACGGTCACTGGATTCATTTAGCACTTGAGTTAAGGACACAAACTCTTGTTGTTTTTCAACCACAGGACTGAGCATCAATGGACTTGAGCAGTCACTTTGGCTGGATGATTCATCTCTCAACACGGGACTTTTGGCTcccacaccattacaaaaactattgttcaatcttaatgttctAGAGGAGCTTTGATGCTTTCTTGTCAAACCACTGCGTTTTTCATTTAAGTTGTGatgcttttttaataaataatcacATCCTTTCAATTTCCTTACCAGATTCTTCATTGCATTTAGTGGATTTAAAGTATTTGGCTGGCAACTGGTTTGTTCTTGAATCACATTAAGCTTCAGTGAGCAGTTATCAGTCACAGGTGGAGAATGAGCATTAAAGGGAACTGGCCATTTTTCATGAAGACTTTCCTTGTACATATTTTTCTCTGAAGATGTTTGTTCTTCTATTTGTACTTTTTTAGAAACGTCTGTTGAACCATCATTATGTTCAGCTAAAGATGGTTTATAGAGGGCTGATAACAGTGTACTTGGAATTGTAGATGCTGACTTTTTGGCCTTTTCCTCTAACCTCTGCCTACTTGTTTGTTCTTCCATTGATATTGTGTTAAGTACTTGGGAAGCATTTAACAAAGAGGTCTCATGCTTGTTTAGTGATGCAGCAATGACATTATGTTCCATCATCTCACTAGTATCACGCTGTTCAGCCATTTCATGAGGTAGAACATTCATCTTATAGGCTGAAGAACCCACCTTGTCAGTCTCCTCTTCATTCATGCACACAGGAATTTCTTGATTAGGTTTTGGAAAGGTCTCACATCTCACATTCTCATCAAGGATGGCACAGTCATTGTTAGGCATTTTTTCACTGGATCCAATTTGTATTTGAGATAATGCATCCTCTCTTTGTTCTGCTACTGCGTTATAGAGCTTTGGTGAGTTTGCGCAGTCACTTTGGCTGGTTGATTTGGGCAACAAAACACTATTGGCTCCAACATCACTACAAAATTGGTCATCCAACCTGGACATTCCAGTCTGGACATCTTTTTTATCCAAATCCTTCACAACAGTAATCATGTCCTCTAAAGAATTTGCAATATTTGGTTGACTGCTGGTTTGTTCTGTAACCACACAATGACGCTTTGTTGAGCAGTTAGCATCAGACACAGTTGGAGATTGCTCATTAAACAAAACAGGCAAGTTTTCATGAAGACTTTCATTGTCCAAAGTTGGTTCTTCTGCTGGTACTTTGTTCTCCACCGCTGTTGGTAACTGTTTACACCTAGTCAGTGATGGCTTTTCAGTGGCTTCTTGCAATTTGTTTTGCGTTTTACATGCTGAGATTTGTGCATCATGTTCGGGGGCATTTTGAAAGGACTTATAGAACCAAGAATAACCACACTCCTTGTCGATATCATCAACGTTTTCATTAAGATTCAACCAAGACGACTTGTACGTCATCTTCGGTGGCTCTTCGTTGTGTTTTAAAACGTGAAAATCCTTGATGACTTTGTTACGTACATCACTTTTAAGTTGCCTCAATATCACAGGCTCTTTCGTCAGACAGTAACCATAGACTTCTTGCATTATGTTCTGATATATGCCAGTTTGTACAGAATCATAAAACTTGCCATAATCCCCATTCCAATAAAGCTTTAAGATGTCCCTCCAAACATCATTTTTTTGGACATTCTTCTGATGCCCGTCTTCTATTTGCTGAATCATGGCAATTAAAGTATGCAATCGATCTAATGGCCATTCGATAACAGGAATAGTTTCCGTTTCAACAGTTTTCTTGTCTGTGAATGTGCAGTTATTATTTATCTTATCACTCGGTTCATTTCGCATTTGAGTTGGCAcagatttgttttgttctgcAACCACACTTTTAAGCTTCGGTGAACTTGCACGGCGACTTCGACCAGTTGACTCAATCGAAACGGGACTTTTGGCTCCAACTACATAGCAAAGTCCATCATTAAGCCTTGGCTCTGCTGACTTTGGCCTTTGAGGCTTCCTTGCTGGATCATTTGGTTCTCCCTTTTGGTAATTCAGATTAGCACTGGCCTCCAGAGCATGTGGAATATTTGGTTGATGCCGTACATGCTTGCTTATTGGGTCATTACGTTCACCCTTTTGGTAATTCAGATTAGCATTGGCCTCCAGAGCATGTGGAATATTTGGTTGATCCTGTACAATCTCTTGCACAGAATTTACATTCATTTTCGCATAAGCAGATTTGTCTGAACCATTAACAGATGCTGTTCCTATCGGAGATAACGGCGTGACAACGGCAACAGCTCTCTGTGCAGAAATGTTCTGTACACAGGTAGAAGGTGTTTGCAAATTAGCATGGGTTGACTTCTCAGGAATCAATAACTGGTAATGGTAGCCACCAAACAAACTACTGTGACCATGAGGGGCATTTTCTGTTGGGGGGTAATATTTCAGATCAGATGGCaagtttgttcttgtttttggTGAGTCTTTTGCCAAATTAGGAGCATTTACATGTTGCTGTCTGCTATGCAAATTGCCAGTGTTCACAACCTGTTGTGAATTATTTGGGCCAGCTGCCAAGGAAATATTTTGCTGCTGGATGTATAAACTGTTATTTGAGTTAAAGGCACAGTGTGGCATGTTTGGCCCATTATTGTTGGGAGCACCCTGTAGATTTATGTTGTTAACAGGTAAGAATATCTGACAATTAGAGGGCATGTTCCACAGAATAATTTGTGAGTCCTGTTTTCCTGAATTTTCTTTTGAAGTAAGAGGAGTGTCTTTGGTAGCTTGAATGCCACTAGTCAAAATCTGGTCACTGGTTGACGGTTGGACTGTGCAGGTGAACTGTGTAAAATAATTTCCAGTGGCACCTTGTCCTGGATACGATGGGCTTGCAGCGTGAGATGGTAAACATAGCTGATAAAGGTTTTGGCCCAGAGTATTAGCGGTCCCATCTCTAGGTGAGGTCCCTTTTCCATGCAAATTTTGCAGTTGTCCTGATTGTTGTGAATTAGCTTGCATGCTAATCAATGTTCACTTGCATCTCCAGAAGGGGTGCAATATTCACATCCctggaaaaaaacaaagcaaaacattaGGGtacaaaatacttttaaattggCAAAAGGTCATTTCATTCACTGAAACTTGGTCAGTCTAAATTTCTTGATACCAAACTGAACCGATACCACGGCAAAAAACAACCAGAAAAACAACTTGATAATAGATGTCAGGAACTTAAAATTCTTTATTAACTTAAAcaagttgagagagagagagagatatttgCAACATTGATAAAAGAATCAAGCCAAAGTTATAATTGCCCTCAACTGCATCAAACTCCAATGGTGAAAAAAGTTTGCCTGTtgcaaaatgatttattttgtccgccggaagctagttatttgaatttataaagttttaaataaggatatttgttttatacaaacgcatcgattcgcttcagaaggcctttattaaccccctggagtcgtatggattcatttttattatggatggatgcatttttttgtcttcaagccattcacaaccattataaaccttggaggactaaggatatttttaaatatatctccgattgtgttcgtctgaaagaagatagtcatatacacctaggatggcttgagggtgagtaaatcatgggataattttcatttttgggtgaactatccctttaagtcaaaacagactgtgtttacatgaagacTCATCATCAAGGCAGACATTTTGACttgaacagtcaaatacacacaggaTATGTgcgtatttgactgtttaagcacaataagtgtgaaagagaactgaactGGGGAAAGCAAATCACATTCTGTGGCGGCTTTTCACACTTTTGCGGCTTATcgtgtttatatttttaaccaACCACGTCCTATTTGATCATTCATGCATGTTTCTTTATTGCTCTGAAGGGTCAATAACTTGAAGTGCTGCGCAAATATATTAACATTCCACCCGGTGTGTCTGCAGGAAATGGAAGCAGATTGCTGCACAATGCTGTCATTACTCTTGAAGTATCGGTACTAATAAAATTAGGAATCGTACAATTTTTAACAACTGGGTATCGTAATATATTTCTAGTACCGGTATATCATGCAACACTACTGCTCACTCTTCCCTTCCACACCAAAACAAGTTTTAGTCAAACACTGAAGATTAAAGGATTTCTGTTATCTCAACCCCTGCCAATTCACACCATTTCCACAATCAGTAGCCTATACCCCTCCCCCCTCATTACCCTTCACTGAAGTCCActgcatttaaaacaattgGCACCAAATGGTGTCTCACAAGCAATACTTAATGTTTATTCACACCAAAAGGCAAAACAAAGCATGACACAATGCCTTATGTACAATTGGCGACTTATTCATGTACATCACTTTGAtatcttattttaatattgcattatgttttatctttttttcacccaaaaaagaaaattgtcatcatttacacaccctcaggttgttccaaacctgtgtgaatttctttacttctgctgaacacagaagaagattttgaagaatgtcggtaaccaaacagttgatgggccctgttgacttccatagtatttttcttCCAAGCTATGGACGTCAATGGGGCATCATCAACTGTTTagtacccatattcttcaaaatatcttcttttgtgatgCACAAATTCTCATTCTTataccattatgtttttttatataccCAATGGTCATGCTTTCTGCTATCTTCTTAGCAGTTGGCCCAACCCCTTCACTTGCCACCATTACCAAACTTCCCAGCTTTCTTTTTAACGGTGGAAAAGTACCttctgtttcatttttaaaaaataaccttttaatcttatttttcaTAAGCATATTTGTTTTACAGGAGTACCAATGTAATTAAGTGTACCAATCAGTGCTTGAAAcctctttaaaggattagttcactttaaaatgaatcacattAAGTCATATCACAAACTCTGTTTTTCTGTTCCAAAATCTGCTCGGTAAAATGTCCAAGATATTTTATCTTCACACAAACTTTAAGATCCTTATCAGACAACTTAAAACAGTAAAGTTTAGACATTTATCCTCTTTAGTTCTGCAGATCACAGTCTTACTAGTATTACAATAATGTACAAAGTCATACATGTGAGGAGCTGTTGGGAACTACTAGGACTGATGACCACAAGATCATAATATGGTCACTAGAATATTACTAATCATACGGTCTGTAAGCTTTCAAACATTTGGGCAAATCATCAATGTAAAGATAAAAAAGTTACAGGGACCAAATCCCCCATGTCGAACACCAGTGCTGACCCCAAAAAGGGCTGAAACTTTACTGCCCCATTTAATTCACATGGTCTGGTgggcatttcatttcattaagtTGTTTTTGTTCCATTTTGTGCTAAACTTAGAACGTCGTTACTTGCTTCACTTTTCTTTTGACCCTCTAACTTATGACATCTcatttgtattttgtgtgttcCTGCTACGAAAATTACACTTACATGATCACAGACAATATGTAGACAATCGTTAATATAATaatcaaacccgtaagaccttcattcatcttcaaaacacaattttttttaatgaaatccaaggtttttttttatcccccttggaaagcaatgtaattactgtcattcaaggtccagaaaagtagtaaagacattgttaaaatagtccatgtgactacggtggttcaaccttaatattatgaagcgaagagaatactttgtgtgtgcaaaaacaaaaaaataatgactttattcaacaatttcttctctactcTGTCTCGTATGCAGTTGACACAGTGAACGCGCAGGTGAGACCTAAATATCTCACGTTGCTATcggtgtttaaactaaactcatttaaaccatgccaatttaaacattcaaccATAAGACGCGAAAGAGAGCGTACACGGAGAGCCACGTCACAGCGCGCAACTACTCTCgcgcaaattctctttcaaATCTTGCACCTGAAcaaacaaattcacacaaaaattgtgtcaacatgcccgtcttCCTGAGTATCCTAACAGAGTAGGTTATTTCTTAAGAGAAAAACGAGACCgacaacgcatgtgtatcagtgtactggatctttgaattatgtcttaaagtggcagcagtctaatattcctgctctctgtttttaatgttaatcaaacaacaaaagattaaGAAATCACTCACTACGCTTGtatgaatagcttttgtaacttcaataatgtaatttaatttattcaaagaagtttatatgcagtgttattttatatttgattactttattcaatttctgtacctgaaaaaaaaactctaaacacatcttagctctcatgtatttatttgtgctgtttctcATAGTTAGatcatttgtttttatcttctttatttttatttgacgatttttattttacttaacatagcacataccgaaatgtaccgaaaccgtgaccctaaaaccgtgataaaaaccgaaccgtgagtaatctgaaccgttCCACCCCTAATACTTaataacaattacatttttgagtgaactaacccaaaTGTTCCAGCTCTAGTTCTTTTGGCCCCATACCATTACTATTATACAGCATGTAAACCCTTTTATTGGAAGATATATACTATAATGTATTTAAACGAAGGCCTATGTCGTTGACTAGATGGGTGTCATAAATTACTTGTGTTACATCGCTTTTACTGACCtcatgcacaaaaataaaattgaagaaAGTACTGAACAAAACATAACGTTACAGGAAATCGCTATTCGCTCAACA contains:
- the si:ch211-106e7.2 gene encoding uncharacterized protein si:ch211-106e7.2 is translated as MQANSQQSGQLQNLHGKGTSPRDGTANTLGQNLYQLCLPSHAASPSYPGQGATGNYFTQFTCTVQPSTSDQILTSGIQATKDTPLTSKENSGKQDSQIILWNMPSNCQIFLPVNNINLQGAPNNNGPNMPHCAFNSNNSLYIQQQNISLAAGPNNSQQVVNTGNLHSRQQHVNAPNLAKDSPKTRTNLPSDLKYYPPTENAPHGHSSLFGGYHYQLLIPEKSTHANLQTPSTCVQNISAQRAVAVVTPLSPIGTASVNGSDKSAYAKMNVNSVQEIVQDQPNIPHALEANANLNYQKGERNDPISKHVRHQPNIPHALEASANLNYQKGEPNDPARKPQRPKSAEPRLNDGLCYVVGAKSPVSIESTGRSRRASSPKLKSVVAEQNKSVPTQMRNEPSDKINNNCTFTDKKTVETETIPVIEWPLDRLHTLIAMIQQIEDGHQKNVQKNDVWRDILKLYWNGDYGKFYDSVQTGIYQNIMQEVYGYCLTKEPVILRQLKSDVRNKVIKDFHVLKHNEEPPKMTYKSSWLNLNENVDDIDKECGYSWFYKSFQNAPEHDAQISACKTQNKLQEATEKPSLTRCKQLPTAVENKVPAEEPTLDNESLHENLPVLFNEQSPTVSDANCSTKRHCVVTEQTSSQPNIANSLEDMITVVKDLDKKDVQTGMSRLDDQFCSDVGANSVLLPKSTSQSDCANSPKLYNAVAEQREDALSQIQIGSSEKMPNNDCAILDENVRCETFPKPNQEIPVCMNEEETDKVGSSAYKMNVLPHEMAEQRDTSEMMEHNVIAASLNKHETSLLNASQVLNTISMEEQTSRQRLEEKAKKSASTIPSTLLSALYKPSLAEHNDGSTDVSKKVQIEEQTSSEKNMYKESLHEKWPVPFNAHSPPVTDNCSLKLNVIQEQTSCQPNTLNPLNAMKNLVRKLKGCDYLLKKHHNLNEKRSGLTRKHQSSSRTLRLNNSFCNGVGAKSPVLRDESSSQSDCSSPLMLSPVVEKQQEFVSLTQVLNESSDRVRCEIDPKPSQELSVQMNEEENVEMGASASIRINVLPQEVAKQCFAGQLMEDEDIAATAEIRHKASLLRTPQEHDILTKEQKERLGEADGNCSLKGYVVAEQTSCQSNTIHPLTAMTHLGRGAGEKRQIGKCDVLKNKHQPSTAISRLDYRFSNGAKNLALTGSTSQIDCASPPKLHPVTAEPCQMQFNEEMPEIDYVLTDESVRCETDPKTSQELPVQMNEEDIVEMDASVSIRIKVLPQEVAKQCFAGQLMEDQDIAAPPEMHANATSRLDDRIDSISPPKLHPVFAEPSPVQNESNEEMPDIDYMLTDESMVYKTDPKPSQELTLNTNEEETDQMGTLDSIKIDVLSHDMAERWFSGEMEVKDLQKDIAVPITTEDQVKVQVLELKPILLEDVKPKEGKYHSSGDEMLESYCCLAKWFQTLEHGDGPLCMCQKKAEFKEEETQIEVHGTSLELQTEKEDSNKLVELENSTLERTDDSETTDDENPLSNDPTWDTTKILKDVSSSEEVRKMETEMSEQTRDESPAKCATNVTMKNEIEQDIPTPDLKRKTNTICLALYGSSSGRKEVRRSRRSKGKEICEEPPETLQVTILSHHKFEAESKSKKHKEVETQDEDVVDKSERIRRASSKDLALHRTLPSHPVSELSKNALSSTSIKKLLNPSANAKSGVHLGGGNKRKRQHKCSTQQMSMNKYVIRGKTVPYKLLHSPDNITKSKYELGNPALLPLEEGLALEFKVLPESFNFEDGPELNCAQADTSQSTQNEMSGPEDKVKRMKTSRSPTQGVWSFSPLKKKQTQPIQVADVSGSCSLFQEFKKRYHKKKEIASKQNSSERA